From Camelina sativa cultivar DH55 chromosome 20, Cs, whole genome shotgun sequence, the proteins below share one genomic window:
- the LOC104772623 gene encoding E3 ubiquitin-protein ligase SINA-like 7 produces the protein MECPLSLCICPVLKCNYNGIYKHLYSHLDIHNHENIGKYYFPFALGKVIRLYVDLSETALTVMKEKNEGLLFAVHRVSKANGVVTVGCIAPSLLEVTEFFYDISTTVEKRTIEIKPMKVKNIRKLNSKIPKENFMLVPSYFMCEGRWFMLKICVSKVNQEKECCEI, from the coding sequence ATGGAGTGTCCCTTGTCTCTTTGCATCTGCCCTGTACTGAAGTGCAATTACAATGGCATATACAAGCATCTATACAGTCATTTGGATATTCACAATCACGAAAACATcggaaaatattattttccgTTTGCTCTTGGCAAGGTTATAAGATTATACGTTGACTTAAGTGAGACAGCTTTAACGGTTATGAAGGAAAAGAACGAAGGTCTACTGTTTGCTGTTCATCGTGTAAGTAAGGCAAATGGTGTTGTGACTGTCGGCTGTATTGCTCCTTCTTTATTGGAAGTTACTGAGTTCTTCTATGATATATCTACAACTGTTGAAAAACGTACTATTGAAATTAAACCTATGAAGGTCAAGAATATTCGAAAATTGAATTCTAAAATTCCTAAAGAGAATTTCATGTTGGTTCCTTCCTATTTCATGTGTGAAGGCCGATGGTTCATGTTGAAGATATGTGTCAGCAAGGTAAACCAAGAGAAAGAATGTTGTGAGATTTAA